Proteins co-encoded in one Trueperella abortisuis genomic window:
- a CDS encoding NADPH-dependent F420 reductase, with protein MDIFRHGVAIIGAGLMGLSLAERLISIGTTPYVAARRPAAELAATLGTQARAIDVADIADLPPKAPVFLAIPLSALETIPAAALDGRLAIDVANYWPRLDAAGRFAQDPRGTSLVTQELFPATRVVKTLNHLAYSDLSFDARPSSADYRRGQCVAADDAEARFAAALIVDALGFAPVDAGALANGRLFGPGTQIFNGGWRTAEQLTRILRRLGDHQAAPFDLGEHGDCPGRERQSGSSEKYVGGAN; from the coding sequence ATGGACATATTTCGCCACGGCGTCGCCATCATTGGTGCCGGTCTCATGGGCCTGTCGCTTGCCGAACGCCTCATTTCCATCGGCACGACGCCGTACGTCGCCGCGCGTCGTCCCGCCGCCGAACTTGCCGCCACGCTGGGCACGCAAGCCCGCGCGATCGACGTCGCCGACATCGCGGATCTTCCCCCGAAGGCCCCGGTTTTCCTCGCCATCCCGCTCTCCGCACTCGAGACGATCCCCGCCGCCGCGCTCGACGGGCGGCTCGCGATCGACGTCGCGAACTATTGGCCGCGGCTCGACGCCGCCGGCCGTTTTGCCCAGGATCCGCGCGGGACGAGTCTGGTCACGCAGGAGCTGTTTCCCGCAACGCGCGTCGTCAAGACGCTCAACCACCTGGCATACTCGGATCTTTCTTTTGACGCGCGCCCTTCCTCCGCCGACTACCGCCGCGGGCAGTGCGTTGCCGCCGACGACGCCGAGGCCCGGTTTGCGGCCGCGCTAATCGTCGACGCGCTCGGGTTTGCACCGGTAGACGCCGGGGCGCTGGCGAATGGACGGCTATTTGGGCCGGGTACGCAGATCTTCAACGGCGGCTGGCGGACGGCGGAGCAGCTGACCCGCATTTTGCGCCGGCTCGGTGATCACCAAGCCGCGCCCTTTGACCTGGGCGAGCACGGAGATTGCCCTGGGCGCGAGCGGCAAAGTGGGAGTTCGGAAAAATATGTCGGTGGGGCGAATTAG
- a CDS encoding alpha/beta hydrolase family protein: MTMFDSMESFIAQPRVTSLVTKHGRTVATVARLSKKKDKYVSTLVDITGAAPRTLTRSAKGEGLMEIGERGEIYFTSGRDDDGGEGESNALWMLPPAGEARVVLRTPGEIASVSAEGGKLLLTVAVFPGRSLEEDAQLVAKRKERGVSAILHEGFPVRFWDHDLGPAYPQLFIADAPQLEDFSPEGPAAFGEAGAGDSAGHGDGSGGAGNDTAEGAAKLPASELTLRPVATPPGRLQDARLSPDGARALVTIGKTVKDSTEEVSSVWEIELAPGEAREVAIAPREREDAPNHLSYSGGCYSPDGTKAIVFAESGNVDGQPLQFWAQVWDRASGEHTRVNFDDWPSDIAWLSESSFVLGAPRRGRQSLYVVDLAGDSVSLLTEDDFAYTNMGVRDGAIYALRSAINRPPSPVHVALDGTVTELAQLTPVVEAPGRLDEVTARGEDGTQVRAWLWLPEGAGAAEPAPLLVFVHGGPWGTWNDWTWRWNPGPFVAKGYAVLLPDPAISTGYGQHMIDRGNDAIGDAPYTDILALVGAAEARADVSGKRTALLGGSYGGYMANWMAGHTGTRFSCIVSHASLWNVGQMAGTTDNGGWYEWMMPSQEAIYSPHRFADQIEVPMLIIHGDRDYRVPISQSHALWQALNRVAKVRGHKFLYFPDENHWVLKPSNSLVWYQTVMAFVDEHVLGKDWHTPELLG, encoded by the coding sequence ATGACGATGTTCGATTCGATGGAAAGCTTCATTGCGCAGCCGCGCGTGACCTCGCTTGTGACGAAGCACGGGCGCACGGTCGCCACCGTGGCGCGCCTGTCCAAGAAGAAGGATAAGTATGTCTCCACGCTGGTGGATATCACTGGCGCCGCGCCACGCACGCTCACCCGTTCGGCGAAGGGTGAGGGTCTGATGGAGATCGGCGAGCGCGGGGAGATCTATTTCACGTCTGGGCGTGATGACGACGGCGGCGAGGGCGAGTCGAACGCACTCTGGATGCTCCCGCCTGCCGGGGAGGCGCGGGTGGTGCTACGCACGCCGGGCGAGATCGCCTCGGTGTCGGCCGAGGGTGGCAAGCTACTGCTCACGGTGGCGGTCTTCCCCGGCCGCTCACTGGAGGAGGACGCGCAGCTTGTGGCCAAGCGTAAGGAACGCGGCGTCAGTGCGATCCTGCATGAGGGCTTCCCCGTGCGTTTCTGGGATCACGACCTCGGGCCGGCCTACCCGCAGCTTTTCATCGCGGACGCTCCGCAGCTGGAGGACTTCTCACCCGAGGGGCCGGCGGCTTTCGGCGAGGCGGGCGCCGGTGACAGCGCAGGCCATGGCGATGGCTCGGGCGGCGCGGGCAATGATACAGCGGAGGGCGCGGCGAAACTGCCTGCCTCGGAGCTGACGCTTCGCCCCGTCGCAACGCCTCCGGGCCGACTCCAGGATGCGAGGCTCTCCCCGGACGGCGCACGGGCGCTGGTGACGATCGGAAAGACGGTCAAGGATTCCACCGAGGAGGTCTCCTCGGTGTGGGAGATCGAGTTGGCCCCGGGCGAGGCGCGCGAGGTGGCGATTGCCCCGCGTGAGCGGGAGGATGCACCCAACCATCTGTCCTATTCGGGAGGTTGCTATTCGCCGGACGGGACGAAGGCGATTGTCTTCGCGGAGTCGGGCAACGTTGACGGCCAACCGCTGCAGTTCTGGGCACAGGTCTGGGATCGAGCCAGCGGCGAGCACACGCGAGTGAATTTTGACGACTGGCCAAGCGATATCGCGTGGCTGAGTGAGTCCTCCTTCGTGCTCGGCGCCCCGCGGAGGGGCCGGCAATCCCTTTACGTGGTGGACCTGGCAGGCGACTCGGTCTCGCTTTTGACGGAGGACGACTTCGCATACACGAACATGGGCGTGCGCGACGGGGCGATCTACGCCCTACGCTCGGCGATTAATCGGCCGCCCAGCCCGGTGCACGTGGCGCTGGACGGCACGGTCACGGAGCTCGCGCAGCTCACCCCGGTCGTCGAGGCTCCGGGCCGGCTTGACGAGGTGACGGCCCGCGGCGAGGACGGCACGCAGGTGCGTGCCTGGCTCTGGTTGCCGGAGGGTGCCGGCGCGGCGGAACCCGCTCCCCTGCTCGTTTTCGTCCATGGTGGCCCGTGGGGCACGTGGAACGACTGGACGTGGCGATGGAACCCCGGTCCGTTCGTTGCCAAGGGCTACGCCGTACTCCTGCCGGACCCTGCGATCTCTACCGGGTATGGCCAGCACATGATCGACCGCGGCAATGACGCGATCGGGGATGCTCCCTACACCGATATCCTCGCGCTCGTCGGCGCGGCGGAGGCCCGCGCTGACGTTTCGGGGAAGCGCACCGCCCTGCTCGGCGGTTCCTACGGCGGATACATGGCTAACTGGATGGCAGGCCACACGGGCACCCGATTCTCCTGCATCGTCAGCCACGCCTCGCTATGGAACGTCGGTCAGATGGCAGGCACCACCGACAACGGCGGCTGGTACGAGTGGATGATGCCCTCCCAGGAGGCGATCTACTCCCCGCACCGCTTCGCAGACCAGATCGAGGTGCCGATGCTCATCATCCACGGGGATCGCGACTACCGCGTGCCGATCTCGCAGAGCCACGCACTGTGGCAGGCCCTTAACCGGGTGGCGAAGGTGCGCGGGCACAAGTTCCTCTACTTCCCTGATGAGAACCACTGGGTGCTCAAGCCCTCGAACTCGCTCGTGTGGTACCAAACCGTCATGGCCTTCGTGGATGAACACGTGCTCGGCAAGGATTGGCACACGCCCGAGTTGCTCGGCTAA
- a CDS encoding glycerophosphoryl diester phosphodiesterase — protein sequence MEQRIFAHRGVSGLRPENTMSSFQEAADRGLTWIETDVDILGDGTPILIHDTTLDRTTNRSGSYYGLTRADLANIDAGSWFGPTYAGERIPTLHELVDFMNETGMNANIEFKSNEAGARMSHLLVDNVLKELERLDGPELIISSFNHLLLREIKTKAPELSIGALFVKDNLWPDWRSILELLEADYIHPDSDGLTPEMVHAFREAGYGVNVWTVNSPARANELFNWGVTGVFSDVPHLLAHLAK from the coding sequence ATGGAGCAGCGTATCTTTGCGCACCGAGGAGTCAGCGGGCTCAGGCCCGAAAACACGATGTCGTCCTTCCAGGAAGCCGCCGACCGCGGGTTGACCTGGATCGAAACGGACGTTGACATCCTCGGAGACGGCACACCCATCCTCATTCATGACACCACCCTCGATCGAACCACCAATCGCTCGGGCTCGTACTACGGACTCACCCGGGCCGACCTTGCCAACATCGACGCCGGGTCCTGGTTTGGCCCGACATACGCAGGTGAACGGATCCCCACACTGCACGAGCTGGTCGACTTCATGAATGAGACTGGCATGAACGCCAATATCGAGTTCAAGTCGAATGAGGCTGGCGCGCGTATGAGCCACCTCTTGGTGGACAACGTCCTGAAGGAGCTTGAGCGGCTCGACGGCCCCGAGCTCATCATCTCCTCCTTCAACCACCTGCTATTGCGGGAGATCAAGACGAAGGCCCCCGAGCTCTCCATCGGCGCCCTCTTCGTCAAGGACAACCTCTGGCCCGATTGGCGATCCATCCTTGAGCTTCTGGAAGCTGACTACATCCATCCGGATTCTGACGGCCTCACCCCGGAGATGGTTCACGCCTTCCGCGAGGCTGGCTACGGCGTCAACGTGTGGACGGTCAACAGCCCGGCCCGCGCCAACGAACTATTCAATTGGGGCGTCACGGGCGTCTTCTCCGACGTCCCGCACCTGCTCGCACATCTGGCGAAGTAA
- a CDS encoding MFS transporter: protein MSTPSALQQPKRRSRIPVFLRKGRAAPFLTVVLAGQLTYSAFEAFKGSLLLPLTDVLGISIGQFGTLMGWLGIAMFLYIPGGWVNNRFTIRQILVAWSAWRMGTALALYLIPGLSFNIMVAIAISWGIWDAIGWPAVVNGIAFLSKDQDKEGRGLAMGLLESIRRAVEFTMNIAVVSLLAIFADQATTVMRIAAITYTLILIPLILAILRFVPKNATAEPESSNDTANMAALRGLIHVLAKPRVWMAGIAAMCVYWCYVNLIYSSAPYLSLVYEASAAQAGAFGIFNTGLVGIFAGLVAGLLADYVFKSSTRMMAVALTIIAIGTGILFLIPGTNVIVAMLLLIVMAFGVFMGKAVILAPIAELDLPDSINGSAMAVGSFLAYASIFWGNPLTAGLVERAGDNPTAGYQQVFMITIAVAIVGAVAAWTLDIINRRAARADASRA from the coding sequence ATGTCCACACCCAGCGCACTTCAGCAACCCAAAAGACGTAGCCGCATTCCCGTCTTCCTGAGGAAAGGGCGAGCCGCGCCATTCTTGACAGTCGTGCTCGCTGGCCAGCTCACCTATTCCGCCTTTGAGGCGTTCAAAGGATCGCTACTATTGCCCCTAACCGACGTGCTCGGCATCTCCATCGGCCAGTTCGGCACCCTCATGGGATGGCTTGGCATTGCCATGTTCCTGTACATACCCGGCGGGTGGGTCAACAACCGATTCACGATCCGCCAGATCCTGGTCGCCTGGTCAGCCTGGCGCATGGGCACAGCTCTCGCGCTCTATCTGATCCCCGGCCTATCCTTCAACATCATGGTGGCAATCGCAATTTCCTGGGGCATTTGGGATGCTATCGGCTGGCCCGCCGTCGTCAACGGAATTGCCTTCCTTTCAAAGGACCAGGATAAGGAGGGTCGCGGTCTAGCCATGGGTCTGCTTGAGTCGATTCGCCGCGCGGTCGAATTCACGATGAATATCGCCGTCGTCAGCCTTCTCGCTATCTTCGCCGACCAGGCAACCACCGTAATGCGAATCGCTGCGATCACCTACACACTTATCCTCATCCCCCTCATCCTCGCCATCCTCAGGTTCGTGCCGAAGAACGCCACCGCGGAGCCTGAGAGTTCTAACGATACGGCGAACATGGCCGCCCTACGTGGCCTCATCCATGTTCTCGCCAAGCCACGCGTGTGGATGGCCGGAATCGCTGCCATGTGCGTGTACTGGTGCTACGTCAACCTCATCTACTCTTCGGCGCCGTACCTCTCACTCGTGTACGAGGCAAGTGCAGCTCAGGCCGGCGCCTTCGGCATCTTCAATACTGGTCTTGTGGGCATCTTTGCCGGACTGGTCGCCGGTCTCCTCGCCGACTATGTTTTCAAGTCCTCCACGCGCATGATGGCCGTTGCCTTGACGATTATCGCTATCGGGACCGGCATCCTCTTCCTCATACCGGGCACGAACGTCATCGTAGCAATGTTACTGCTGATCGTTATGGCTTTCGGCGTCTTTATGGGCAAGGCAGTCATTCTCGCCCCGATCGCCGAGTTGGACCTGCCAGATTCGATTAACGGCTCTGCCATGGCCGTCGGATCCTTCCTTGCCTACGCCTCCATCTTCTGGGGCAATCCACTCACCGCTGGCCTTGTGGAGCGCGCCGGCGACAATCCGACAGCCGGCTACCAGCAGGTCTTCATGATCACGATCGCGGTCGCCATCGTGGGCGCGGTCGCCGCCTGGACGCTGGACATTATCAACCGTCGTGCCGCTCGCGCGGATGCCAGTCGCGCATAA
- a CDS encoding NUDIX hydrolase, with amino-acid sequence MGGMPTGGLAGVPGKPESKPGCGRLTGGRLRSALRASPEAIVDAGHPVPEGGMRRAAVLILLDAVEDPAVLLTERAANLRTHAGQVSFPGGSMDPGESEEQAALREAWEECAIPSAGVQVWGQLPASSLPVTSFSVTPVVGVWDSALALEPVPSPAEVEAIHLVKVADLANPANRGSWQRQVAGSVHAGAAFRVGDLVIWGFTAMLLDGLLEVAGWSEPWDAHRPIGVPKRFGGWD; translated from the coding sequence ATGGGCGGGATGCCCACGGGCGGGCTTGCAGGTGTGCCTGGTAAGCCGGAGTCAAAGCCGGGTTGCGGGCGGCTGACTGGCGGCCGGTTACGCTCGGCGCTCCGGGCGAGTCCGGAGGCTATCGTGGACGCGGGGCACCCTGTGCCTGAGGGCGGCATGCGCCGGGCGGCGGTGCTGATCCTGCTCGATGCCGTGGAGGACCCTGCCGTCTTGCTCACCGAGCGGGCGGCGAACCTTCGAACACACGCCGGCCAGGTGAGCTTTCCCGGTGGCAGCATGGACCCGGGGGAGAGCGAAGAGCAGGCCGCGTTGCGCGAGGCGTGGGAGGAGTGTGCGATCCCCAGCGCGGGCGTGCAGGTGTGGGGTCAGCTTCCGGCGAGCTCCTTGCCCGTGACCTCGTTCTCGGTCACGCCCGTGGTAGGTGTGTGGGATTCGGCGCTGGCGCTGGAGCCGGTGCCCAGCCCCGCGGAGGTGGAGGCAATTCACCTGGTGAAAGTGGCCGATCTGGCCAACCCTGCCAACCGCGGGAGCTGGCAGCGGCAGGTGGCGGGCAGCGTGCACGCCGGCGCAGCATTTCGGGTGGGTGACCTGGTGATCTGGGGATTCACGGCGATGTTGCTCGATGGCCTGCTGGAGGTGGCAGGGTGGTCCGAGCCGTGGGATGCACACCGTCCGATTGGGGTGCCGAAGAGGTTCGGCGGTTGGGACTAG
- a CDS encoding heat shock protein transcriptional repressor HspR → MAKVSKSAPILSVTVAAELAGMHAQTVRQYDRMGLVTAHRTRGGGRRYSLADVDKLVEIQRLSQEEGVSLAGIAKIFALQAKLDKAERARERLERENAQLRTALGLLRDELTRRDARLNRVFAAAPSGDVLMAERFEDLRSALREQMERERMEAGNDVVLWRPRYLVPQGLF, encoded by the coding sequence ATGGCGAAGGTATCGAAGTCGGCGCCCATTTTGTCAGTGACGGTGGCCGCCGAACTGGCGGGAATGCACGCCCAGACGGTGCGCCAGTATGACCGGATGGGGCTTGTCACCGCTCACCGTACGCGCGGCGGGGGTCGGCGCTATTCTTTGGCCGACGTCGACAAGCTGGTTGAGATCCAGCGCCTGTCCCAGGAGGAGGGCGTGAGCCTGGCCGGCATCGCGAAGATTTTTGCGTTGCAGGCCAAGTTGGACAAGGCGGAGCGGGCGCGCGAGCGTCTGGAGCGTGAGAACGCTCAGCTGCGCACTGCGCTCGGGCTGCTACGTGACGAGCTGACCCGGCGCGACGCCCGCCTGAACAGGGTCTTCGCCGCGGCCCCGTCTGGCGACGTGCTCATGGCCGAGCGCTTCGAGGACCTGCGCTCCGCGCTGCGCGAGCAGATGGAGCGCGAGCGGATGGAGGCCGGCAACGACGTCGTGCTGTGGCGTCCGCGCTACCTCGTGCCGCAGGGGCTGTTCTAG
- a CDS encoding J domain-containing protein: MAASQDWMSKDFYAALGLKKDATEAEIKKAYNTYARKYHPDRNPGDKEAEEKFKAASEAYQVLSNAEDRKQYDAIRSMAGGGARFSPGAGGFEDIFSNFGGGNVRFTTNGANPGFEDILSQMFGQGAPQANSQGGYGFFGSRRRPQRGADVETSISIPLRQAVDGTTVTVTSNGEKVTAKIPAGIANGQKIRIKGKGGLGQNGGERGDVLVKVAVEPHPVYELDGRDVYVNVPVSFDEAALGATIEVPTLEGNTVKVKVPAGSSSDKVMRVRGKGLARHHGPKGDMYVRLKVVVPKRLSEEARAVVEQFRDVTADADPRRDFAQMAKI; encoded by the coding sequence ATGGCAGCTAGTCAGGATTGGATGTCGAAGGACTTCTATGCGGCGCTGGGTTTGAAGAAGGATGCGACCGAGGCCGAGATTAAGAAGGCCTACAACACCTACGCCCGTAAATACCACCCGGATCGCAACCCTGGTGACAAGGAGGCGGAGGAAAAGTTCAAGGCGGCCTCCGAGGCTTACCAGGTGCTGTCGAATGCGGAGGACCGCAAGCAGTACGACGCGATTCGTTCGATGGCCGGTGGCGGCGCGCGATTCTCACCGGGTGCCGGCGGGTTTGAGGACATCTTCTCAAACTTCGGCGGCGGCAACGTCCGCTTTACGACGAACGGGGCCAACCCGGGCTTCGAGGACATCTTGTCGCAGATGTTCGGTCAGGGCGCGCCGCAGGCGAACTCGCAGGGAGGCTACGGGTTCTTCGGTTCACGACGCCGCCCGCAGCGTGGCGCCGACGTGGAGACCTCGATCTCGATCCCGCTGCGGCAGGCGGTGGACGGCACCACCGTCACCGTGACGAGCAACGGGGAGAAGGTCACGGCGAAGATTCCCGCTGGGATCGCGAACGGCCAGAAGATCCGTATCAAAGGCAAGGGCGGCCTGGGGCAAAACGGCGGCGAGCGCGGGGACGTGCTGGTCAAGGTAGCCGTGGAGCCGCACCCGGTCTACGAGTTGGACGGGCGGGATGTGTACGTCAACGTGCCCGTCTCGTTCGACGAGGCGGCGCTCGGTGCGACGATCGAGGTGCCTACCCTTGAGGGAAACACGGTCAAGGTCAAGGTTCCGGCCGGCTCGAGCTCGGACAAGGTGATGCGCGTTCGCGGAAAGGGGCTGGCGCGCCATCACGGGCCAAAGGGCGACATGTACGTGCGCCTGAAGGTCGTGGTGCCGAAGCGGCTGTCGGAGGAGGCGCGTGCCGTCGTCGAGCAGTTCCGCGACGTGACCGCCGATGCCGATCCGCGCCGCGACTTCGCGCAAATGGCTAAGATTTAG